The genomic segment TTCGTACCAGGGGCGGGACTTGAACCCGCACGTCCAAGCGGACACAAGATTTTAAGTCTTGCGTGTCTACCAGTTCCACCACCCCGGCAAAGATTTTTAAGTGGAAGTTGTTGATTTTTAATAGTCAACCCCTATTTAACAAATAACCCCGGTAACCGGGGTTTTATTTGAGCGGGAAACGAGACTCGAACTCGCGACCCCGACCTTGGCAAGGTCGTGCTCTACCAACTGAGCTATTCCCGCTTGTTATTTCCTTAATGGGACTGCAAAGGTAATAGATGGATTTAATAAGTCAATAGATATACCCAATTTTTTTTAATTTTTTTTGAAAAAATTATTGATTTCACTTTTAAAGGGTTTTTGCTAATTTTGGTCATCTTCTTATTGCATGAATCTCAGAATCTTTTTTGATAATATCAAGGAGCCTTTAGAAAAGCCTTCTGTCGACCCTACACTATTCGTAAACAACATTAAATTTTACAGTGAGGATTTCCCGGATTGGAAAGAGGCTGATATAGCACTCATTGGTCTTGTGGAGGATAGGGGAAGCACCACCAATAACAATCTCCAAAACGGACCTGATGAAATCAGAAAGAAATTATATAGCCTGAAAAGAGGTGGTGGTGCTTACAAAATCGTTGATCTTGGTAATCTCCGTTGTGGAGTAAATCTTGAAGAAAGTTACCTGAGAATTAAAGAGGTTTGTGAATTGCTGATGCAGCACAATACCATTCCGGTTTTATTCGGAGGTACACATGATCTTGATTATGGACAGTTTTTAGGATATGAATCATCCGGAAAGGTGATCAATATGCTTAATGTGGATGCATTTGTGGATATGGCAGCAAGCAGAGAAGACATGAGTCGCCATCATATACATAAAATTCTGGTCAACGATCCTAATATTATTTTTCATTACAGTCAGCTTGCGCACCAGTCCTATCTTGTAGATCCTGAAACAATCAATGTTCTGGAAAAACTTTATTTTGAAACAAGAAGGCTTGGTCAGATACGCGAAAGCCTGGAAGATATAGAGCCTGTTGTGAGAAATGCCGATATGCTAAGCTTTGATATTACTTCTATCAAACAGGCAGACGCTCCGGGAAATGCGAATGCTCAACCTTTTGGTTTGACTGGTGAAGAAGCCTGTCAAATTTGCTGGTATGCAGGACTTAGTTCCCGTCTCAGTTCATTTGGGATTTATGAATATAACCCTGAGCTTGATTTCAGAGGGCAGACTGCCGGTGTGATTGCAACGATGATCTGGTATTTTATAGAAGGATTTTATCTACGCCAGGAAGATAAGGATTTGAACAGTGTTAATTTTACCAAATACATAGTTTCTCTTCAGGAAGAACCACATAAACTGGTTTTCTATAAAAATGAAAAATCAGAAAAATGGTGGCTTGAAGTACCTTATCCTTCGGGAAAAAGCAAATTTGCAAGGAATTCTATAGTACCCTGCAGCTATGCTGATTACCAGGATGCCAATAATGGCGAGATTCCCAACCGCTGGTTGCTTACGCATGCAAAACTAATTTAATGCGGGCAGGTTATTTCTTCAGTATGGAGAAAGAACCCATTACCGTTGTCGATAATTACACACTTGCATCTCCTGTAGAAAGGATCCTTGCTCTGTTTATCGATTATATAGTTGCAGGAGTGATTTATACAATATTCTTTGTCATCTTCCCTGGTTTTATTGCCGCTCTGGCGAGTACGGTTTATCTGATATTCAGGGATAATTTTCGTTTTCTGGGCTATAAATCCTTAGGGAAAAAAATTTTTAAAATAGAGGTTTTAAAAAATGATTCTTCCCGGATAAGTGTTAAAACTGCTCTGAAGCGAAACTTTGTATTCTTTACTGCACTTTTAAATATTAATCCCGGTTCATGGTTTTATATTGCCGGATCCATTACTTTATTGTTCTTCGCTATTGAAGGCTACCTTTTGATTACAACTGACGACAATCAAAGACTTGGAGATTATTTCGCAGATACTTTAGTGGTGAAAGAATAAGTTAATTTTTTGAATATTCCTGAAGATCAAGATCTAAGGAGCCGACCAGAACATTAGCTTCCACTTTAAGAAGAATTCTTCTTTCGTCATTAGTGATCCATGCTTTTACCGGAAGCTCACCACTTAAAAGACCATTAGGAGGAAGAATAGGAGCAATTTTATAGGCCGTTCCTTTGCCAAATATACTTTTTATCTTCTCTGTTCCAAGGTACTTCACTTTGATGTTATAAGCACTCTCTTCGAGAAACACATCTATCACAATTGTATCGCCAACTTTCATCGAATTAAAACTGGCATTTCTCAATAAATATAATGAACTGATCATATCTTCCATGTCAGCTGTTATATCAAATGTTTTATTTTTGATATTCTCTTTTCTAGTTGTATCAGTTACAAATACTTTATTTTCAAGTCTGTTGAAAATGGAAAATTCATGTTTGCGGTACTTGTTTTCCTGAAGATGTCTTGAAAATTTTACAGGAAGCAAATCAAAGGTGTCTACACAGGTTTCCCAGGTATCATCGAGATTGGACATCCATCCTGCCGCACCTTTCAACTTACAGTTGGCTCTTACGCTATAACAGGGAGTCTTATCTACCCAGTGTGGTTTGTTGTCATTCTCAATAATCAATGTTCCTGCATTAAGCAAACCATAGCTTGCATTATATCTAAATCGCTCACCTTTCTTATAGTAGTTATGTGTATGCTTTATTTGCTTATGCGTTGGAATGAAAAGCTCTTTGCCTCCTCTTTCTCCTTCGCAGCTAAACAAAAACCAGACAGGTATAATTAATATATAGTAATAGAGATAGGCAGATCTATTCATGTTAATATTTTAAGTGGTTCTGGCTCAAAAGAATTGTGCCATATTTTTCAAATTTAATATTTCTGCAACGCTAAAAGCAAAAAAGAAAGTATAATGCTATATCTAAACAAACTATTTCTTAAGGATTTTGCAATTGTTAATCCCTTCGCCTTGTGAAAATCAATCATTTGTATCATTTGGCCAAGTGTGTAGAAAAAACTTTTTCATTTTGAGATTAAAGATATTTAAACTTGTATATGTTAAAATCGAAATAATATATGAAAGGAATTCTGGCAATAGGTCTTTTGATACTTTCCAATGCATTCATGACGCTTGCATGGTATGGTCATTTATTTTTTAAGAAAGTGCCTTGGTTCAGCAAGCTGGGTTTGTTTGGGGTTATAATAATAAGTTGGGGAATGGCCTTTTTTGAATACTGTTTTCAAGTGCCTGCCAACCGTATTGGTTTTGAGGAAAATGGTGGTCCTTTTTCATTATTTGAATTAAAAGTCATACAGGAAGTTGTTTCTCTTACGGTCTTTACAGCCTTTGCAATTCTAGTTTTTAAATCTGATAAGCTGGCCTGGAATTATGTGGTTGGCTTTTCATTGCTCATACTGGCTGTTTTCTTTATATTTAAAAAATGGTAAGTTGCAATTGCTAATGGATTTACCTTAGACAGAAATTAATATTATTGAGCTGATGGCAGAGATAACAGATAAAGAGCGTACAGAGTTATTATATACTAAATTAAAACAAGTCAGGGAAGAAGTAGGAAAAGTGGTGATTGGTCAGGAGTATATGTTTAATCGTCTGCTTTTAGGACTATTTACGAATGGTCACATATTGCTTGAAGGTGTTCCTGGTCTTGCCAAAACATTAATGGTTAATACCCTGGCTAAAGTTTTACACCTGGATTTTAACCGGATCCAGTTTACTCCAGATCTTCTGCCTGCTGACCTCATTGGTACTATGATTTACAATCAGGCCAAGAGTGATTTTGAAGTAAAGAAAGGGCCTATCTTTGCAAATCTTATACTCGCAGATGAAGTGAACAGATCTCCTGCAAAAGTTCAGGCTGCTTTACTTGAATCTATGCAGGAAAGGCAGGTAACTATCGGTGAAACTACATTTAAGCTGGATAGTCCTTTCCTGGTCCTTGCTACTCAGAACCCGGTAGATCAGGAAGGAACATACCCATTGCCTGAAGCCCAGATGGACCGCTTCATGATGAAAGTTCATGTTGATTATCTTGATAAGGAATCAGAGCTTGAGGTTATGAGACGTATGTCAAATATGAATTTCAGATACGAGCCTAAAACTATCCTTGATAAAGGTGATATCGCTTTGATTAGAAATGAGATCAATAAGGTGAACATGTCTGAAAGTCTTGAAAAGTATATTATAGAGCTTGTATTTGCAAGCCGGCGACCAAAGGAGTATGGGCTGAATGACGAAGCAGAATACATCCAGTACGGCGCTTCTACAAGAGCAAGTATCAATCTGAACCTGGCATCTAAATTCATCGCATTTTCAAATCAACGCGACTACGTTTTACCTGAAGATGTGAAGTCTGTTGCTTATGATGTCTTGAATCACAGAATCATTCTTAACTATGAAGCGGAAGCAGATGGTGTGACAACCAGGCAGATCATCGAATCTATATTAAGAAAAGTTACCATAGGAAAGGTATAATATAAGGGAGAAGCTGATGGGGCAGAAGTTCAATTTAACATTTTGATAATATTTGTGTAACTCAGGATTAATAAGAGTTGTCGAACTTTGAACCATATCCGGAAATGATTATTAATGGCTCTCCTGCATTAGTAATTGACTTTTAAAATTAAAAAGCCGAAGGGACGCTTCGGCTTTTTTATTTTAAACCCACAGCAATTGTTTGTTCAAATAATCTCCTTTTTTTGTACTGGTTTGCAAACTTTATTAGGGTGGAAATTTTTTAAATGACCCCAACATGTACTCCTTGCCAATTTCAAGGTATATTGTTCTTCGACTTATTCTTTGTGAAACTTTAGATAAAGATACCTGTAAGCATCCGCACAGATGCCCTAATGCAAGAAATACAAAGCTGCTATAGAAATAATTGACTGCTAAGCTCATAATGATCTGTCCGTCATTTGCCATGTTCCAGTTTTGTGAAAGGTAAATATAAAACCCTAGGGGATGAACTATTAAGAGCAATAATGTAAAACTCTTGAAGTATGATTTTATGTTGATATTTTTCTCCTTCTTAAGTTGCTCAGTGATACTGTAATGAAGATAAAGACAGGATAAAACCAATAGAAAGGACAGTATAAGAATTACACCTGTTCCACTGGTTTGGGCCGACTCATTAGGAAGTATCACTTTGATAATAGCTTCAAGAAGAATTGTTGGCAATGAAATTAATATAGGCACAAGATATGTCGGTGCTGTAAAGATGCTAAATAATGAAAATGCAAAACCAATTAATGTTGCAGTAAATTTTCCTTTCATGAAAATCTGTAACGTAAAAGCGGCTTAATCTGGCTAATTGTTTTTGTGAATCTTCAACAGACCTAGTTAAGAGCCTGCCATGTTTAATATTTCCATGGCATCCAGAAAATTATTATGCCCTTGAGGAAATATAAAGTATTGATAAATACCTAAAGATTCTTTTTGCAAAATGTTATTGATAGAGGCCTCTTCATCTTTAAAATCTTTGAAGCTTATATGAACAAATTCATAATTTTCATTGCCAAATTTTTTATGAACTTCGATCGCATGATCGAACAGGATTCTGGCTCTAATTTCCCATATGCTCTTATCCCTTTGAGAAACCAATTTAGCGCCTTGTGCAAGGCCGTTCAGATTGTGTTGCAATTCTATGATAAATCCTCTGTTGATTATGTTGAAAAAGCTATGGACTATTGCTGTGTTATCTGTTGGCAGTTGGCTGTTTTCCATATTCCAATAATGAAGAGATTAATAAAGAACATAATTTGACTCAGTAAAAGAATTGAATATGTAATTAAATCTGCATTGATAAAAAAGTTTAATCCCAATGTAGATAGTAATTTATTTATGTCATTATCAAAGAAAAAGAAAAGTAACTCGGGTCCCCATAAGATATAAAATAGTGGTAGTAATATCATGATGAAATGAGCAAGAGTAAGGTACTTAATAGTACGATTTTTTTCCCTGTCAAGAAACCCGTATATAGAGGAGATAAATAAGAGAATTCCTAACAAGATAAAAGTTGTTGGAGAGGCCTCATTTTCAATGGTTGTATGCCATCCAAAGCTAAATGAATATAGAAAGCCCGGATAAATCATTGTCACTATTATCGGCACTATAGCAAATAAAAATATTTATATCCTTTCATAAAAGATAATTATGATGCCTCTTCCTTTTCTAAATCCTCAATGGGAATAGGAGGTAACCAGAGATTCTTTTAAGTATGTAGTCACTATATATCGCATGCGTAAAGAGAGAATTTTTTTGAGAATAAAAAAATCCCGGCTACTTCCTTCAAATGTAACCGGGATATGTTAAAGATAGTAAATCAATGTTACTTTAAATCGTCAAGTTTCCCCTTCACTACATCCAGTGCTTTTTTCATCTTCTCCACATCGCTTGCAGCAGCTGCCTGGTCAAGCTTGTTTTGCTCAACATCTTTTTTCAGTTGCTCAAGTTCGGAAGCGTTGTCTTTTAGTTTTTGTTCAAGATTTATTTTCTCTTGTTTGTTTTTATCGATGTCTCGTACAAGATTTTCTCCATCTTTTACTTTTCTTTCCTGATTTTTAACGGAAGAACTTAAAGCTTTTTCTGCATCTTTTATCTGATTGTTGATATCAACTCTATAGCATTCCAGAGCGAATTCATATAAAATTTTTTCAGCAGCTTTGTATGCACTGGAGTTTGATTCTTTGGTTACGTGGGTTGTTCCCATATCTATTGCCCACCATACCTTTGTACCTTTTCCTGAGCCTTCTACCTTTGATACAATTTTAACCGGGCTTGAAGAAATGTTGGAAACATTTGCAGCTGGTGAAGTATAGATGCCTTTAGAACTTTCAGTTTTACCATAACTTTTTAATTGTTTCTCCCACATTTTCTCCACCATCTTCTGGTCAAGGTCAATTACTACAAACAATCCTGACCTTTCTAACTTATCAATTGTTTCAGTTGACTCGCTGACTTTTACTTTTTGAGCCACAGCAAATTGGGACGCAATAAATAGGAGTAATGTAAATACTATTTTCTGCATAAGATTTTTGTTTAAATATTAATTGCTAAACAATATTAATTTCTTTAAATTATTTAATCAAAGAGTTTTGTTTTATTTCCTGAATATTTTAATCCCTATAATGGAATGAAAGGAAAAGTATTAATTACGGGTGGTACGGGAATTATTGGATCAAGGTTAACTGAGATTCTCAAAGAAAAAGGTTATGATGTTGCACATTTGAGCAGGTCAACTGGAAATGGTGATATTAAAACATTTGTTTGGGATATTAAAACCGGTGCAATTGATGATAATGCGGTAAAATTTGCAGATTATATTGTACACCTTGCAGGAGCCAATGTTTTTGAACACAAATGGACAAATGAAGTAAAACAAGAAATAATAGATAGCCGGGTAAAATCAGCGGATTTGCTTATTAATACATTGAAGAAACTTGATCATCCATTGAAGGCATTTATATCTGCCTCTGCCATTGGTTACTATGGTGCAGATACAGGAGATCAAAGGATAGTAGAAACCTCTCCTAAAGGAAAAGATTTCATAGCAAAGGTAACGGAAGAATGGGAAGCTGCCGCTGATAACGCAGCACGTCTGGGAATCAGAACTGTGAAGTTGAGAACAGGAATTGTTTTCAGCAAAGGTGGTGGAGCTTTGGAGCAATTGGTAAAAACAGTAAATAAAAGTATGGGAGCAGCTGTGGGTAGCGGAAAACAGCTAATTTCATGGATTCATATAGATGATCTCTGCCATATGTATATAAAGGCTATTGAAGATGAGTCTATGAGTGGAGTTTACAATGCTGCCGGAGTTCATCCGGATACAAATCACGAAGTAATGAAAGAAGTTGCTGGAATACTTGGGAAACATCTGCTTCCGAATGTCCCCTCGTTTGTCCTTAAGATGATGTTAGGTAGTGAAAGGGCCGAAATGGTGCTGGGAGGAAACAACATTTCAGAGGAAAAAATTTTAAATGCTGGTTTTCAGTTTAAATACAAAGAACTAAAGCCTACTTTACAGGAGCTTTTATCATAAAACTAAATATTTAATTCCTTAAATATCTGTTGATTTTAAGGCGGTGGGCCAAATATGACCAAGGTTTTAAAAACAACACGATCCTTAAATCCGTTTAATGGAGGTAGATAAATAATCGAGGTAGGAACAAAATTTTTTAAATTATGGACGACTACAGATCACCTAATCCTTTAAAATCAGATGATTTTTCTGGAGAACCTAATGAAAATTCTAATCCAACTAGTCCTTCAAAAAATCTAAAAATTGTCAA from the Sporocytophaga myxococcoides genome contains:
- a CDS encoding formimidoylglutamase encodes the protein MNLRIFFDNIKEPLEKPSVDPTLFVNNIKFYSEDFPDWKEADIALIGLVEDRGSTTNNNLQNGPDEIRKKLYSLKRGGGAYKIVDLGNLRCGVNLEESYLRIKEVCELLMQHNTIPVLFGGTHDLDYGQFLGYESSGKVINMLNVDAFVDMAASREDMSRHHIHKILVNDPNIIFHYSQLAHQSYLVDPETINVLEKLYFETRRLGQIRESLEDIEPVVRNADMLSFDITSIKQADAPGNANAQPFGLTGEEACQICWYAGLSSRLSSFGIYEYNPELDFRGQTAGVIATMIWYFIEGFYLRQEDKDLNSVNFTKYIVSLQEEPHKLVFYKNEKSEKWWLEVPYPSGKSKFARNSIVPCSYADYQDANNGEIPNRWLLTHAKLI
- a CDS encoding RDD family protein; translation: MRAGYFFSMEKEPITVVDNYTLASPVERILALFIDYIVAGVIYTIFFVIFPGFIAALASTVYLIFRDNFRFLGYKSLGKKIFKIEVLKNDSSRISVKTALKRNFVFFTALLNINPGSWFYIAGSITLLFFAIEGYLLITTDDNQRLGDYFADTLVVKE
- a CDS encoding DUF3108 domain-containing protein, with translation MNRSAYLYYYILIIPVWFLFSCEGERGGKELFIPTHKQIKHTHNYYKKGERFRYNASYGLLNAGTLIIENDNKPHWVDKTPCYSVRANCKLKGAAGWMSNLDDTWETCVDTFDLLPVKFSRHLQENKYRKHEFSIFNRLENKVFVTDTTRKENIKNKTFDITADMEDMISSLYLLRNASFNSMKVGDTIVIDVFLEESAYNIKVKYLGTEKIKSIFGKGTAYKIAPILPPNGLLSGELPVKAWITNDERRILLKVEANVLVGSLDLDLQEYSKN
- a CDS encoding DMT family protein — encoded protein: MKGILAIGLLILSNAFMTLAWYGHLFFKKVPWFSKLGLFGVIIISWGMAFFEYCFQVPANRIGFEENGGPFSLFELKVIQEVVSLTVFTAFAILVFKSDKLAWNYVVGFSLLILAVFFIFKKW
- a CDS encoding AAA family ATPase; the protein is MAEITDKERTELLYTKLKQVREEVGKVVIGQEYMFNRLLLGLFTNGHILLEGVPGLAKTLMVNTLAKVLHLDFNRIQFTPDLLPADLIGTMIYNQAKSDFEVKKGPIFANLILADEVNRSPAKVQAALLESMQERQVTIGETTFKLDSPFLVLATQNPVDQEGTYPLPEAQMDRFMMKVHVDYLDKESELEVMRRMSNMNFRYEPKTILDKGDIALIRNEINKVNMSESLEKYIIELVFASRRPKEYGLNDEAEYIQYGASTRASINLNLASKFIAFSNQRDYVLPEDVKSVAYDVLNHRIILNYEAEADGVTTRQIIESILRKVTIGKV
- a CDS encoding TIGR01777 family oxidoreductase → MKGKVLITGGTGIIGSRLTEILKEKGYDVAHLSRSTGNGDIKTFVWDIKTGAIDDNAVKFADYIVHLAGANVFEHKWTNEVKQEIIDSRVKSADLLINTLKKLDHPLKAFISASAIGYYGADTGDQRIVETSPKGKDFIAKVTEEWEAAADNAARLGIRTVKLRTGIVFSKGGGALEQLVKTVNKSMGAAVGSGKQLISWIHIDDLCHMYIKAIEDESMSGVYNAAGVHPDTNHEVMKEVAGILGKHLLPNVPSFVLKMMLGSERAEMVLGGNNISEEKILNAGFQFKYKELKPTLQELLS